From one Aptenodytes patagonicus chromosome 16, bAptPat1.pri.cur, whole genome shotgun sequence genomic stretch:
- the MMD gene encoding monocyte to macrophage differentiation factor isoform X2 yields the protein MFTLRLQKDNAFTRFMNHPAPANSRYKPTCYEHAANCYTHAFLIVPAIVGSALLHRLSDDRWEKITAWMYGMGLCALFIVSTVFHIVSWKKSHLRTMEHCFHMCDRMMIYVFIAASYAPWLNLRELGPLASHMRWFIWLMAAGGTIYVFLYHENDGIFSCSGSDVHEQHRWTSGGCMGRLDILSGCGVLQERWSHSVCPCHLAHICGHSSCCSLLCHLEVPLQKSCRHNSSLMIYICKKKKN from the exons GTTCATGAACCACCCAGCTCCAGCAAACAGCCGCTACAAACCCACTTGCTATGAACATGCTGCTAACTGTTACACACATGCA TTCCTCATTGTTCCTGCGATTGTGGGCAGTGCCCTTCTCCACCGGCTTTCTGATGACCGATGGGAAAAGATAACAGCCTGGATGTATGGCATGGGGCTCTGTGCGCTCTTCATCGTCTCCACAGTGTTTCATATCGTTTCTTGGAAAAAGAGTCACTTAAG GACGATGGAGCATTGCTTTCACATGTGTGACAGAATGATGATCTATGTCTTTATTGCGGCATCATATGCACCATG GTTAAATCTACGTGAGCTTGGACCTCTGGCATCTCACATGCGTTGGTTTATCTGGCTGATGGCTGCTGGAGGAACCATTTATGTATTTCTCTACCATGAAAA cGATGGGATTTTCTCCTGCTCTGGTAGTGACGTCCATG AGCAACACCGATGGACTTCAGGAGGTTGCATGGGGAGGCTTGATATATTGTCTGGGTGTGGTGTTCTTCAAGAGCGATGGAGTCATTCCGTTTGCCCATGCCATCTGGCACATATTTGTGGCCACAGCAGCTGCTGTTCATTACTATGCCATTTGGAAGTACCTTTACAGAAGTCCTGCAGACATAATTCGTCACTTatgatatatatatgtaaaaaaaaaaaaaattaa
- the MMD gene encoding monocyte to macrophage differentiation factor isoform X1 — translation MFTLRLQKDNAFTRFMNHPAPANSRYKPTCYEHAANCYTHAFLIVPAIVGSALLHRLSDDRWEKITAWMYGMGLCALFIVSTVFHIVSWKKSHLRTMEHCFHMCDRMMIYVFIAASYAPWLNLRELGPLASHMRWFIWLMAAGGTIYVFLYHEKYKIVELFFYLAMGFSPALVVTSMSNTDGLQEVAWGGLIYCLGVVFFKSDGVIPFAHAIWHIFVATAAAVHYYAIWKYLYRSPADIIRHL, via the exons GTTCATGAACCACCCAGCTCCAGCAAACAGCCGCTACAAACCCACTTGCTATGAACATGCTGCTAACTGTTACACACATGCA TTCCTCATTGTTCCTGCGATTGTGGGCAGTGCCCTTCTCCACCGGCTTTCTGATGACCGATGGGAAAAGATAACAGCCTGGATGTATGGCATGGGGCTCTGTGCGCTCTTCATCGTCTCCACAGTGTTTCATATCGTTTCTTGGAAAAAGAGTCACTTAAG GACGATGGAGCATTGCTTTCACATGTGTGACAGAATGATGATCTATGTCTTTATTGCGGCATCATATGCACCATG GTTAAATCTACGTGAGCTTGGACCTCTGGCATCTCACATGCGTTGGTTTATCTGGCTGATGGCTGCTGGAGGAACCATTTATGTATTTCTCTACCATGAAAA GTATAAGATTGTTGaactttttttctatttagcGATGGGATTTTCTCCTGCTCTGGTAGTGACGTCCATG AGCAACACCGATGGACTTCAGGAGGTTGCATGGGGAGGCTTGATATATTGTCTGGGTGTGGTGTTCTTCAAGAGCGATGGAGTCATTCCGTTTGCCCATGCCATCTGGCACATATTTGTGGCCACAGCAGCTGCTGTTCATTACTATGCCATTTGGAAGTACCTTTACAGAAGTCCTGCAGACATAATTCGTCACTTatga
- the MMD gene encoding monocyte to macrophage differentiation factor isoform X3 translates to MRRLQERFRRFMNHPAPANSRYKPTCYEHAANCYTHAFLIVPAIVGSALLHRLSDDRWEKITAWMYGMGLCALFIVSTVFHIVSWKKSHLRTMEHCFHMCDRMMIYVFIAASYAPWLNLRELGPLASHMRWFIWLMAAGGTIYVFLYHEKYKIVELFFYLAMGFSPALVVTSMSNTDGLQEVAWGGLIYCLGVVFFKSDGVIPFAHAIWHIFVATAAAVHYYAIWKYLYRSPADIIRHL, encoded by the exons ATGCGGCGGCTCCAGGAGAGGTTCAGGAG GTTCATGAACCACCCAGCTCCAGCAAACAGCCGCTACAAACCCACTTGCTATGAACATGCTGCTAACTGTTACACACATGCA TTCCTCATTGTTCCTGCGATTGTGGGCAGTGCCCTTCTCCACCGGCTTTCTGATGACCGATGGGAAAAGATAACAGCCTGGATGTATGGCATGGGGCTCTGTGCGCTCTTCATCGTCTCCACAGTGTTTCATATCGTTTCTTGGAAAAAGAGTCACTTAAG GACGATGGAGCATTGCTTTCACATGTGTGACAGAATGATGATCTATGTCTTTATTGCGGCATCATATGCACCATG GTTAAATCTACGTGAGCTTGGACCTCTGGCATCTCACATGCGTTGGTTTATCTGGCTGATGGCTGCTGGAGGAACCATTTATGTATTTCTCTACCATGAAAA GTATAAGATTGTTGaactttttttctatttagcGATGGGATTTTCTCCTGCTCTGGTAGTGACGTCCATG AGCAACACCGATGGACTTCAGGAGGTTGCATGGGGAGGCTTGATATATTGTCTGGGTGTGGTGTTCTTCAAGAGCGATGGAGTCATTCCGTTTGCCCATGCCATCTGGCACATATTTGTGGCCACAGCAGCTGCTGTTCATTACTATGCCATTTGGAAGTACCTTTACAGAAGTCCTGCAGACATAATTCGTCACTTatga
- the MMD gene encoding monocyte to macrophage differentiation factor isoform X4: MNHPAPANSRYKPTCYEHAANCYTHAFLIVPAIVGSALLHRLSDDRWEKITAWMYGMGLCALFIVSTVFHIVSWKKSHLRTMEHCFHMCDRMMIYVFIAASYAPWLNLRELGPLASHMRWFIWLMAAGGTIYVFLYHEKYKIVELFFYLAMGFSPALVVTSMSNTDGLQEVAWGGLIYCLGVVFFKSDGVIPFAHAIWHIFVATAAAVHYYAIWKYLYRSPADIIRHL, encoded by the exons ATGAACCACCCAGCTCCAGCAAACAGCCGCTACAAACCCACTTGCTATGAACATGCTGCTAACTGTTACACACATGCA TTCCTCATTGTTCCTGCGATTGTGGGCAGTGCCCTTCTCCACCGGCTTTCTGATGACCGATGGGAAAAGATAACAGCCTGGATGTATGGCATGGGGCTCTGTGCGCTCTTCATCGTCTCCACAGTGTTTCATATCGTTTCTTGGAAAAAGAGTCACTTAAG GACGATGGAGCATTGCTTTCACATGTGTGACAGAATGATGATCTATGTCTTTATTGCGGCATCATATGCACCATG GTTAAATCTACGTGAGCTTGGACCTCTGGCATCTCACATGCGTTGGTTTATCTGGCTGATGGCTGCTGGAGGAACCATTTATGTATTTCTCTACCATGAAAA GTATAAGATTGTTGaactttttttctatttagcGATGGGATTTTCTCCTGCTCTGGTAGTGACGTCCATG AGCAACACCGATGGACTTCAGGAGGTTGCATGGGGAGGCTTGATATATTGTCTGGGTGTGGTGTTCTTCAAGAGCGATGGAGTCATTCCGTTTGCCCATGCCATCTGGCACATATTTGTGGCCACAGCAGCTGCTGTTCATTACTATGCCATTTGGAAGTACCTTTACAGAAGTCCTGCAGACATAATTCGTCACTTatga